A region from the Aquimarina sp. ERC-38 genome encodes:
- a CDS encoding AraC family transcriptional regulator — translation MKFKYLIFNKLIRVFLIEVAVSYFVIFFLSCEQVIGQNTKIPTTIPDTLKNLTDEELLHRNENYYSDTILSIIYLRSYLKRAIESFDSIKVARAYFRLNFYENDDKIKLSYIDSSISISKDLKNKEYPLLAYSSKAGFYFNRWDYEKALKYYLITLKYSKKYKADNFTFLTKYNIALIKSRIGKPLEALNTFKESLKFEHKKGIKDTLDYISILRDISEIYLNLSKLDSANRYIRNAKNLLVLKKNSTFYARIQLLEAISLYYSREYDKSINLINEILERISLYEDKTDLVKAYTYLGNNSNKIADEKTAFKNYVKVDSIFMTSGVAIPEMRDSYIYLINHYKSNRNLDKQLEKVEKLLLFDSIIANRKLKISNQLYEDFDTPQFLEQKNRIIDKIERRNFFYKIILPFLIIILLILYYLFYSNFRKKKIYYQRFTELLKEKNKENANPALKIKEKIDSKLHISPKKVREISEKLKCFEENKQYLKSNITTNSLAKDFKTNTKYLSKIILREYDKKFVDYINDLRVDYAVEKLKTNKLFNNYSIKSIANDVGFNSAESFSKAFYKRNKIYPSYFIKQNKKILNID, via the coding sequence ATGAAATTTAAATATTTGATTTTTAATAAGTTAATAAGGGTTTTTTTAATTGAAGTCGCTGTCAGCTATTTTGTAATTTTTTTCTTGTCATGTGAACAAGTAATTGGTCAGAATACTAAAATTCCAACTACTATACCTGACACATTAAAAAATTTAACCGATGAAGAACTATTACATCGAAATGAAAATTATTATTCAGATACAATATTATCAATTATTTACTTAAGGAGCTATTTGAAGAGAGCGATAGAGTCGTTTGATTCTATAAAAGTTGCAAGAGCTTATTTTAGACTAAATTTTTATGAAAATGATGATAAAATCAAATTATCCTATATTGATAGTTCTATATCTATTAGCAAAGATTTAAAGAATAAAGAGTATCCTCTATTAGCATATTCTAGCAAAGCTGGATTTTATTTTAATCGCTGGGATTATGAAAAAGCTTTGAAATATTATTTAATTACTTTAAAATATTCTAAAAAATACAAAGCAGATAATTTTACATTCCTTACTAAGTATAATATTGCCCTTATTAAAAGTAGAATAGGTAAACCTTTAGAAGCTTTAAATACATTTAAAGAATCTTTAAAATTTGAACATAAAAAAGGAATAAAGGATACTTTAGATTATATTTCTATACTTAGAGATATTTCTGAAATTTATCTAAATTTATCAAAACTTGATTCTGCAAATAGATATATTAGAAATGCTAAAAATTTATTAGTGTTAAAGAAAAATTCGACTTTTTACGCTAGAATACAATTATTAGAAGCAATAAGTTTATACTATTCAAGAGAATACGACAAATCCATAAATTTAATTAATGAAATTTTAGAGCGTATATCTTTATATGAAGATAAAACCGATTTGGTTAAAGCTTATACCTATTTAGGTAATAATAGTAATAAAATAGCTGATGAAAAAACAGCTTTTAAAAACTATGTTAAGGTTGACTCAATATTTATGACTTCAGGTGTAGCGATTCCCGAAATGAGAGATAGTTATATTTATCTTATAAATCATTACAAATCAAATAGAAATTTAGATAAACAGCTTGAAAAAGTAGAGAAATTATTACTTTTTGATAGTATAATAGCTAATAGAAAACTCAAAATTTCAAATCAATTATATGAAGATTTTGACACCCCTCAGTTTTTAGAGCAAAAAAATCGAATCATTGATAAAATAGAAAGAAGAAATTTTTTCTATAAAATAATCTTACCATTTCTTATTATAATATTATTAATATTATATTATTTATTTTATTCTAATTTTAGAAAGAAAAAGATTTATTATCAAAGATTTACCGAGCTTCTTAAAGAAAAAAATAAAGAAAATGCTAACCCTGCTTTAAAAATCAAAGAAAAAATAGATAGTAAACTTCATATTAGTCCAAAAAAGGTTAGAGAGATTTCCGAAAAACTAAAATGCTTTGAAGAAAATAAGCAGTACCTAAAAAGCAATATTACTACAAATTCATTAGCAAAGGATTTTAAAACAAATACTAAATATCTATCTAAAATTATTTTGCGGGAATATGATAAAAAATTTGTGGATTATATTAATGATTTAAGAGTTGATTATGCTGTAGAGAAGCTTAAAACAAATAAACTTTTCAATAATTATTCAATAAAATCAATCGCCAATGATGTTGGATTTAACAGTGCTGAATCATTTTCAAAAGCATTCTATAAAAGAAATAAAATTTATCCATCTTATTTTATAAAACAAAATAAAAAGATACTGAATATTGATTAA
- a CDS encoding prolyl oligopeptidase family serine peptidase, with protein MNINKPPSFKGETKRYTYFGTTYQDSFSNMEDLKDSTITNWFHSQNVYANNILNKISNKEKLYKTLQQYDQTDGYALKNRVISEKGQYFFLKEFKEDNRQELFYRPLIKDTIAIKLFEPSKIDSFKEFTITKIKPSWDGELLALGLSQPGEEIAMIIFIEVSSKKVLPYKITNTDVNLGSGINWLPDNSGITYLYLPITDIQNEQFYLNTETVLYQLGENPNHRNVIFSKKKNPELNIMPEDFPLVSVHATNSDYIFGSISGVNSYKDTYMTTISDLKAGRYKWKKIFSHDDKIDQFYVYGKDSIVYSTAKNASKFKICKSSLNSVDATQNDCIIDENPNEVLIDFALQDTTILISTIKNGIESYVYSKSMKDQSPKVNMDLPVKAGSCYIYNKNNEIYISLNSWTLPRQLYQYDILKKEFDYIDIPQIPFPDAFKHISVEEIEVPSHDGTMVPLTILSKKDKKRDGKNSTLVLAYGSYGTSLRPVYQPAFLTWVLEGGIFAIAHVRGGGEKGEDWHKAGFKNTKPNTWKDANAATEYLITNKYTSKDKTALLATSAGGIMLARAITERPDLYRVALGIVPSINLTRSEFQVNGKNNIKEFGTVKDSVEFKALYEMDGFHHLKEDEEYPAVFFTAGYKDQRVVVWDPAKFMAKLQFYDNNYQERPKIFKVDFESGHGVNNSNTTFYKSVAEMYAFAFWQTGHPDYELGTSD; from the coding sequence ATGAATATTAATAAACCGCCATCATTTAAAGGGGAAACGAAAAGATATACCTATTTTGGGACGACTTATCAGGATTCTTTTAGTAATATGGAAGATTTAAAAGATTCTACGATAACTAATTGGTTTCATAGTCAAAATGTATACGCAAACAATATTCTAAACAAAATTTCGAACAAAGAAAAGTTGTATAAAACTTTGCAACAATATGACCAAACCGATGGTTATGCTTTAAAAAATAGAGTAATTTCCGAAAAAGGACAGTATTTTTTTCTTAAGGAATTTAAGGAGGATAATAGGCAAGAGCTGTTTTATAGACCTCTTATTAAAGATACTATAGCTATTAAATTGTTTGAACCTAGTAAGATTGATAGTTTTAAAGAGTTTACCATCACTAAGATTAAACCAAGCTGGGATGGAGAACTTTTAGCATTAGGATTATCTCAACCAGGAGAAGAAATAGCAATGATAATTTTTATAGAAGTTAGTTCAAAAAAGGTGTTGCCGTATAAAATTACAAACACAGACGTGAATTTAGGATCAGGTATTAACTGGCTACCAGATAATTCAGGAATTACGTATTTATACCTTCCAATCACAGACATTCAGAATGAACAATTTTATTTAAACACGGAAACTGTATTGTATCAACTAGGAGAGAATCCTAATCATAGGAATGTTATTTTCTCAAAAAAGAAAAACCCTGAATTGAACATCATGCCGGAAGACTTTCCTTTAGTTTCTGTACACGCTACTAATTCTGACTATATTTTTGGTAGTATTTCGGGTGTAAATAGTTATAAAGACACTTATATGACTACTATTTCTGATCTTAAAGCGGGCCGTTATAAGTGGAAAAAGATTTTTTCCCATGATGATAAAATAGATCAATTTTATGTGTATGGTAAAGACTCCATAGTGTATTCCACTGCAAAAAATGCATCCAAATTTAAAATTTGTAAATCATCTTTGAATTCAGTTGATGCGACCCAGAATGATTGTATTATTGATGAAAATCCCAATGAAGTATTGATAGATTTTGCATTACAGGACACTACCATACTTATCTCTACTATTAAAAATGGGATAGAATCTTATGTATATAGTAAAAGTATGAAAGATCAAAGCCCTAAAGTTAACATGGATTTACCGGTCAAAGCAGGTTCATGTTATATTTATAATAAAAATAACGAGATTTATATTTCTTTAAATTCCTGGACACTACCAAGGCAACTTTATCAATACGATATACTAAAAAAAGAATTCGATTATATTGATATTCCACAAATACCTTTTCCGGATGCGTTTAAACATATCTCAGTGGAGGAAATAGAGGTTCCATCTCATGATGGTACTATGGTACCTCTTACTATTCTATCAAAAAAGGATAAAAAGAGGGATGGAAAAAATAGTACGTTAGTCCTCGCTTATGGTTCTTATGGGACATCTTTACGACCTGTCTATCAACCAGCTTTTCTAACCTGGGTTCTGGAAGGTGGAATTTTTGCAATTGCCCACGTAAGAGGTGGTGGAGAAAAAGGGGAAGATTGGCATAAAGCGGGCTTTAAAAATACCAAGCCTAATACTTGGAAAGACGCAAATGCTGCAACGGAATATCTTATTACTAACAAATATACCTCTAAGGACAAAACTGCTTTATTGGCTACCAGTGCGGGGGGTATCATGCTGGCTAGGGCGATAACAGAGCGACCTGATTTATACAGGGTAGCTTTAGGAATAGTACCTTCTATTAACCTTACCCGATCGGAGTTTCAAGTAAATGGGAAGAATAATATTAAAGAGTTTGGTACGGTCAAGGATTCAGTTGAATTTAAGGCGTTGTACGAAATGGATGGTTTTCATCATTTAAAAGAGGATGAAGAATATCCGGCAGTATTTTTTACCGCTGGTTATAAAGATCAACGAGTGGTAGTTTGGGATCCAGCTAAATTTATGGCAAAATTGCAATTTTATGATAATAACTATCAAGAGCGACCTAAAATATTTAAAGTAGATTTTGAAAGCGGGCACGGTGTTAATAACTCCAATACAACGTTTTATAAAAGTGTAGCAGAGATGTATGCTTTTGCATTTTGGCAAACTGGACATCCAGATTATGAGTTAGGTACTTCTGACTAA
- a CDS encoding DinB family protein, with amino-acid sequence MFEQKLKLESDQTVDFKLIANIKTKGLQDNSAAFIWTTIKNKKGEEEGKYKQVMDSLTKSDTWSTYVLEGSFDQKAEELQFGGYVLGNGDFYFDDFKLIFREANSKDYNEVSVSNHSFQKPVVNDSIPEWSQFGWKNDSVLKVKGFSFHTPTSENSKKSFLHIKGRGVEKRKSGQIKAKEGFSPQIGVLIAMLNNLSNRVERVVKDLDLRETDHLHDEKANRIGALIMHLAAAEKIYQNMTFENRRFTKDEEIWQIALELDEKARHEFQGKPIKYYLDIYKETREKTIEELKKRDDTWLEASWPGSTMNNHFAWFHVMEHQSSHLGQILFLKKRIPEEKVPEPKLEEEID; translated from the coding sequence ATGTTTGAACAAAAACTAAAATTAGAGTCTGATCAGACCGTAGACTTTAAATTGATAGCGAACATAAAAACCAAGGGCTTACAAGATAATAGCGCTGCTTTTATTTGGACAACTATCAAGAATAAAAAAGGAGAGGAAGAAGGAAAGTATAAGCAAGTTATGGATTCTTTAACTAAAAGTGATACCTGGTCTACCTATGTGCTGGAAGGGTCATTTGATCAGAAAGCCGAAGAATTACAATTTGGCGGATATGTTTTAGGAAATGGAGATTTTTATTTTGACGATTTTAAGTTAATATTTAGAGAAGCAAATAGTAAGGACTATAACGAAGTATCTGTTTCAAATCATTCTTTTCAAAAACCAGTTGTCAATGACAGTATCCCTGAATGGTCGCAATTCGGATGGAAAAATGATAGCGTTCTCAAAGTGAAAGGCTTTAGTTTTCATACACCTACTTCAGAAAATTCGAAAAAATCGTTCTTGCATATAAAGGGTCGTGGAGTAGAAAAAAGAAAATCAGGACAAATTAAAGCTAAGGAAGGATTCTCGCCACAAATAGGCGTGTTAATTGCCATGTTAAATAATTTAAGTAACCGGGTAGAACGTGTAGTAAAAGACTTGGACCTTAGAGAAACGGATCATTTACACGATGAAAAAGCTAATCGAATAGGTGCGTTAATTATGCACCTGGCCGCAGCAGAAAAAATTTATCAAAATATGACTTTTGAAAATAGAAGGTTTACAAAAGATGAAGAAATTTGGCAAATTGCTTTGGAACTTGATGAAAAGGCAAGGCACGAGTTTCAAGGAAAGCCCATAAAATATTACTTAGATATTTATAAAGAGACGCGAGAAAAAACTATAGAAGAATTAAAAAAGAGAGACGATACATGGCTAGAAGCTTCCTGGCCTGGTTCAACCATGAATAACCATTTTGCTTGGTTTCATGTAATGGAGCATCAATCTAGTCATTTAGGTCAAATATTATTTTTAAAAAAGCGAATTCCGGAAGAAAAAGTTCCTGAACCTAAACTTGAAGAAGAGATAGATTAG
- a CDS encoding S8 family serine peptidase, producing MQTKAAGNESKNIDKHLHYPNDWANGKEIVDNFILVGATSKIPDEHFVASFSNYGKEQVDLFAPGKEVYTAHWKNTYNITQGTSFASPIVAYVAALIRSHYPKLTAPEVKQILLNSGTPYDLNIEIKQEDGTKSKVPFSKLSKSGKVVNAYQALLMAKILSKKWIRIIRLTFKILNLYNFLHLRITYSLT from the coding sequence ATGCAAACAAAAGCCGCTGGAAACGAATCCAAAAATATAGATAAGCATTTGCATTATCCTAATGATTGGGCGAATGGAAAGGAGATAGTTGACAATTTTATACTGGTGGGAGCAACTTCAAAAATTCCGGACGAACATTTTGTAGCTTCTTTTTCTAATTACGGAAAAGAGCAAGTTGATCTTTTTGCCCCCGGAAAAGAAGTATATACTGCCCATTGGAAAAATACTTATAACATTACACAAGGCACTTCTTTTGCATCTCCAATAGTTGCCTATGTTGCAGCCTTAATTAGATCCCATTATCCAAAATTAACCGCTCCTGAAGTAAAACAAATCTTACTAAACTCCGGAACACCTTATGATTTGAATATCGAAATCAAACAGGAAGATGGAACTAAAAGCAAAGTTCCTTTCTCTAAGCTTTCTAAAAGTGGGAAAGTGGTAAATGCTTATCAGGCTTTGTTAATGGCGAAGATATTAAGTAAAAAATGGATAAGAATTATACGTTTAACTTTTAAAATTTTAAATTTATACAACTTTCTTCATTTGAGAATTACCTATTCACTTACATAG
- a CDS encoding alpha/beta hydrolase: protein MKIIRKPLIYIPLILIIGIIIWILIPNFESDFDDTPRKSTQYWELSTGSKIAYTQLKSEVESIKSTIIYLHGGPGGYIDNSTIETYREISKQGYNVYLYDQIGCGLSKRLKNPDEYTVDRHSKDLKEILEKLNVPNVILVGQSWGGFLASYFVSNNPNLITKLVLTAPGQIHPVYSTNYDKFNTPDYIYKLTDIDERINKINTKINDFSFREIIWLSLAKVSRNTSFISDNKVDGILHKISKEFVKAMVCDSTIVSKPVGRPGMYCSMFTNQSYENVPESIRNDMKKYDKPVLILKPECDYLDWEFAHEYKELYPNSELKVIKKSGHSMNIENQQDYVSEIIKFIKSDI from the coding sequence ATGAAAATTATACGAAAACCTTTGATATATATACCATTAATCCTAATTATAGGGATAATTATATGGATATTAATTCCAAACTTTGAATCAGATTTTGATGACACCCCAAGAAAATCTACTCAATATTGGGAATTAAGTACTGGATCTAAAATTGCGTACACACAACTAAAATCAGAAGTCGAATCAATTAAATCGACAATTATCTATCTTCATGGCGGTCCGGGTGGTTATATAGACAATTCAACTATTGAAACATATAGGGAAATATCTAAACAAGGATACAACGTTTATTTATATGACCAAATAGGGTGCGGATTATCTAAAAGGCTTAAAAATCCTGATGAATATACCGTTGATCGTCATTCAAAAGATTTAAAAGAAATATTAGAAAAATTGAATGTGCCTAATGTAATATTAGTAGGACAATCTTGGGGAGGTTTTTTAGCATCATATTTTGTATCTAATAATCCTAATTTAATAACTAAATTAGTTTTAACAGCTCCAGGTCAAATCCATCCTGTCTATTCTACAAATTATGATAAATTTAACACCCCAGATTATATTTATAAACTAACAGATATTGATGAGAGAATTAATAAAATCAATACAAAAATAAATGATTTTAGTTTTAGAGAAATAATTTGGTTAAGTTTAGCGAAGGTTAGTAGAAATACTAGTTTTATAAGTGATAATAAAGTTGATGGGATTTTACACAAGATTTCTAAAGAATTTGTAAAAGCTATGGTCTGTGATTCTACCATAGTTTCAAAACCTGTAGGAAGGCCAGGAATGTATTGCTCAATGTTCACAAATCAATCCTACGAAAATGTTCCTGAAAGTATAAGAAACGATATGAAAAAATATGACAAACCAGTTCTTATATTAAAACCCGAATGTGATTACTTAGATTGGGAATTTGCTCACGAATATAAGGAACTTTATCCAAATTCTGAATTAAAGGTAATTAAAAAATCAGGTCACTCGATGAACATTGAAAACCAACAAGATTATGTGTCTGAAATAATAAAGTTTATAAAGTCTGACATTTGA
- a CDS encoding S8 family serine peptidase, translating to MNTINKAYLTLIIFGLFILSNVHSQNKHSNTLHKDCNIPWYFKDFKNDSIVGISWQKLISEKSVLEKIDTIIVAVIDTKFDIFHQDIKNQVWTNKKETKGNHTDDDGNGYVDDINGWNFLGGKLSNKHISDSNFESVRILRKYNDFFNKKYADTISVSERWKYEQFKLATNQRAQEIANLKEDLEYGNVLNDRYWIAKDTVAKIFGNSSYTLKELDSLYQKTEKENDSVLKPLVYFMRDFVKYDLNEQWILEQKSLPLQLEKTSYSQEYDERYLIGDTLNELGFKDYGNHEVYNDSITFQHAISIAGIIAGQLNCKEEISGFSEKFKLMPIVVAPTNGDEHDKDIALGIRYAVDNGAKVINMSFGKPLSLYKTWVDDALKYAEEKDVLIIASSGNEGKKIGDNFEHYPDDHNNSSEHEIVSNFVKVGSTSKKINNKLLSSFSNYSKKHVDLFATGSDIALLAHQNSYKRSSGTSFSTAIVSGVAAVIRSIYPNLTASQVKKVF from the coding sequence ATGAATACTATTAATAAAGCTTATTTAACACTAATAATTTTTGGTTTATTTATTTTGAGTAACGTTCATAGTCAAAACAAACATTCGAATACTTTACATAAAGATTGTAATATACCTTGGTATTTTAAAGATTTTAAAAATGATTCGATAGTAGGGATAAGTTGGCAAAAACTAATTAGTGAAAAAAGTGTACTAGAAAAAATTGATACCATAATTGTTGCGGTCATAGATACAAAATTTGATATTTTTCACCAGGATATTAAAAATCAGGTTTGGACAAACAAAAAAGAGACTAAGGGAAATCATACTGATGATGATGGAAATGGATATGTTGATGATATTAATGGCTGGAACTTTTTAGGAGGTAAATTATCTAATAAACATATATCTGATTCTAATTTTGAATCCGTACGAATTCTAAGAAAATACAATGATTTTTTTAATAAAAAATATGCGGATACGATATCTGTTTCAGAGCGTTGGAAATATGAGCAATTTAAATTAGCTACAAATCAGAGAGCACAAGAAATAGCTAATTTGAAGGAGGATTTAGAATATGGTAATGTTTTAAACGATCGTTACTGGATAGCTAAAGATACAGTAGCGAAAATTTTTGGAAATTCCTCATATACTTTGAAAGAGCTAGATAGTTTATATCAAAAAACAGAAAAAGAAAATGATTCCGTACTAAAACCCTTAGTTTATTTTATGCGGGATTTTGTAAAATATGATCTTAATGAACAATGGATATTAGAACAAAAATCGTTACCTCTCCAGCTTGAAAAAACTTCTTATAGTCAGGAGTATGACGAAAGATACTTAATAGGAGATACTTTAAATGAATTAGGTTTTAAGGACTATGGTAATCATGAGGTGTATAACGATAGTATTACATTCCAACATGCAATCTCAATTGCAGGAATAATTGCAGGTCAATTGAATTGTAAAGAAGAGATTTCTGGTTTTTCTGAAAAATTTAAATTAATGCCTATTGTAGTTGCTCCAACTAACGGTGACGAACATGATAAAGATATTGCTTTAGGAATTAGATATGCTGTAGATAATGGAGCAAAAGTAATTAATATGAGTTTTGGAAAACCTCTTTCTTTATATAAAACTTGGGTTGATGATGCTCTTAAGTACGCTGAAGAAAAGGACGTTTTAATTATCGCATCTTCTGGGAATGAGGGAAAAAAAATAGGTGATAATTTCGAACATTATCCTGATGACCATAACAACTCTTCTGAACATGAAATTGTGTCAAATTTTGTAAAAGTGGGTTCGACTTCAAAAAAAATAAACAATAAGCTACTTTCAAGTTTTAGTAATTATAGTAAAAAACATGTGGATCTTTTTGCTACGGGTAGTGATATTGCATTATTAGCACATCAGAATTCTTACAAGAGAAGTAGTGGTACTTCCTTCTCTACCGCAATAGTATCAGGGGTTGCTGCAGTAATAAGATCTATATATCCTAATTTAACCGCATCTCAAGTAAAAAAAGTATTTTAA
- a CDS encoding class I lanthipeptide has translation MKNKSKLQIRKITVTKLNAKEKSFINGGDEGERSNNIFCQTEGNLRNLE, from the coding sequence ATGAAAAACAAAAGCAAATTACAAATAAGGAAAATTACAGTTACTAAATTAAACGCAAAGGAAAAAAGTTTTATTAACGGAGGTGATGAAGGTGAAAGAAGTAATAATATATTTTGCCAGACTGAAGGCAATTTAAGAAACTTAGAATAA
- a CDS encoding prolyl oligopeptidase family serine peptidase: MITRILFSLFFFSCLIVISQKQSYIDQDDYLKYENKQEEQILQWLELQKEKSKTYLSAINQRDTLIRKLYNFSNKLGGKASYLRNDARNNYYFVKNDTLFQLKSGSRKEIFTINSYNNLQDKNYIISYLKPSYSGNTVLVCLSLKGSETSKVILINTEDKTISETNINSAEPALGGLFWAPDDSGFFYTSTDLSLVGTKLNNTNTTNRFYHIKNRKDFEFFSRFNKQGIAIKPEEFPIVYINYPSDQFLVATIYDTSPGFISYSTPVSALSQPIDSIVWKPLFTREEKVKEYYQINDSIIYLTSKNAPNFKICQTSITQPDFKNPSYVVKETSDEIIRGFTITSKGIFYATLKNGTVGNLYWIDKNNHTRKIALPFSTGYIEVSALSKDQPDISITLQGWLNPKRKFTFDYQAERLIEDQALKTIYPKIEDDQLNNLIVEEVEVPSRDGVLIPLSLIYSKDMVKDGSNSVLIRAYGAYGVPMSPIFSHSLLLPAFEGGIYAIAHVRGGGEKGDRWYKAGYKATKKNTWQDLIDCTQFLIDQNYTAKKKVAMWSGSAGGITIGNALVKRPELYGAAIIDNGVLNPLRFNHALNGIDSMPEFGSPNDLEELPYLEQMDAFTNIKEKLDYPATLLRLGMKDQRVDPFQTMKFGAKLKDYHMGSKPILIYPDFESGHLLRLDSKEKQFRKTAEAIAFALLHTGHPKYQLEVQK; this comes from the coding sequence ATGATCACTCGAATTTTATTTTCTCTTTTCTTTTTTAGTTGTTTAATTGTAATTAGCCAAAAACAATCTTATATCGATCAGGATGACTATTTAAAATATGAAAACAAACAAGAGGAGCAAATCCTTCAATGGTTAGAGTTACAAAAAGAAAAATCAAAAACTTATTTAAGTGCTATCAATCAACGTGATACATTAATCCGGAAATTATATAATTTCTCTAATAAATTAGGAGGGAAGGCTTCTTACCTTCGAAATGATGCAAGAAACAACTATTATTTTGTAAAGAATGATACTCTCTTTCAACTAAAATCCGGTAGCCGCAAAGAAATATTTACAATTAATTCGTATAATAACCTACAGGACAAAAATTATATTATAAGTTATTTAAAGCCTTCTTATTCTGGTAATACTGTTTTAGTATGTCTATCTTTAAAAGGAAGTGAAACTTCAAAAGTAATCCTTATAAATACCGAAGATAAAACCATTTCTGAAACTAATATCAACTCTGCTGAACCAGCTTTGGGAGGATTGTTTTGGGCACCTGATGATTCCGGCTTTTTTTATACTTCTACAGATTTATCTCTAGTTGGCACTAAGCTAAATAATACCAATACTACGAATCGATTTTATCATATTAAAAATCGGAAAGACTTCGAATTCTTTTCCCGGTTCAATAAGCAAGGTATAGCAATTAAACCTGAAGAATTTCCGATTGTATATATCAATTACCCTTCCGATCAATTTTTAGTTGCAACTATATATGATACCTCACCGGGTTTTATAAGTTACTCCACTCCTGTAAGTGCTTTGAGCCAACCTATAGATAGCATCGTATGGAAACCATTATTTACCAGGGAAGAAAAAGTAAAGGAATATTATCAAATAAATGATAGTATTATTTATTTGACCTCTAAAAATGCGCCAAATTTTAAAATTTGTCAAACTAGTATTACTCAGCCTGATTTTAAGAACCCAAGTTATGTTGTAAAGGAGACAAGCGACGAAATTATTAGAGGTTTTACAATTACTAGTAAAGGAATTTTTTATGCCACATTAAAAAATGGCACTGTAGGAAATTTATATTGGATTGATAAAAATAATCATACTAGAAAGATAGCATTGCCATTTAGTACAGGATATATTGAAGTATCTGCTTTAAGTAAGGATCAACCGGATATTTCCATAACGCTCCAAGGCTGGCTAAACCCTAAACGTAAATTTACATTTGACTATCAAGCAGAAAGACTTATTGAAGATCAAGCGTTAAAGACCATATACCCAAAAATCGAAGATGATCAATTAAATAACTTAATTGTTGAAGAAGTAGAAGTGCCATCCAGAGATGGGGTATTAATTCCGTTATCACTTATCTACTCTAAAGACATGGTAAAAGATGGTTCTAATTCGGTATTGATAAGAGCCTATGGGGCTTATGGAGTCCCTATGTCACCCATCTTTAGTCATAGTCTTTTACTACCGGCATTTGAAGGAGGTATATATGCGATTGCTCATGTAAGAGGAGGAGGTGAAAAAGGGGATCGTTGGTATAAGGCAGGATATAAAGCAACCAAAAAAAATACCTGGCAGGATTTGATAGATTGCACGCAATTTTTAATTGATCAAAATTATACTGCAAAAAAGAAAGTGGCCATGTGGAGTGGTAGTGCTGGGGGTATTACAATAGGAAACGCACTGGTAAAAAGACCGGAGCTTTATGGTGCAGCGATTATAGATAATGGTGTATTAAATCCTTTACGTTTTAATCATGCACTTAATGGGATAGACTCCATGCCGGAATTTGGTTCGCCTAATGACCTGGAAGAACTACCTTACCTTGAGCAAATGGATGCTTTTACTAACATTAAAGAAAAATTAGATTATCCCGCAACTTTATTAAGGCTGGGTATGAAAGATCAACGGGTGGATCCTTTCCAAACCATGAAGTTCGGAGCCAAACTTAAAGATTACCATATGGGTAGTAAACCGATCCTTATTTATCCGGATTTTGAGTCCGGGCATCTATTACGTTTAGATAGTAAAGAAAAACAATTTAGAAAGACAGCAGAAGCAATCGCTTTTGCTCTATTACATACCGGACATCCAAAATATCAATTGGAAGTACAGAAATAA